Proteins encoded within one genomic window of Thalassophryne amazonica chromosome 23, fThaAma1.1, whole genome shotgun sequence:
- the si:dkey-6n21.12 gene encoding schwannomin-interacting protein 1, translating into MDGEKEREREQREEKDSNEAEEEKTSDCDADNEEEEEEDSESAALVWQESYDKDSLHLPIMHWEALSLRIAELEKQEEEKKEKMAKSPSDSPLNRCRAPLSWTEERGRRAESWDDGDNVYNSHVMALTSRLQTQMNLQLCFINNSESEEEDEKQVEVGQKENSSTKKGTVHVHQHPPPPAKPEKPKASKGFRNTLRILRDKLRTDHKPHTPAHDPVAQQRRLSLSDLQSFSVKDLNSLCASLSQAIQDLSSELVGRLQIRDQLRTEQDALLLEVQDLTSL; encoded by the exons ATGGATGGAGAGaaggagcgagagagagagcaaagGGAGGAAAAGGACAGCAATGAGGCTGAGGAGGAGAAGACAAGTGACTGTGATGCTGATAacgaagaagaggaagaggaggattcAGAGAGCGCCGCTCTAGTGTGGCAGGAAAGCTACGATAAAGACAGTCTGCACCTTCCCATCATGCACTGGGAGGCACTCAGCCTGCGCATCGCTGAGCTGGAGAAACAAGAAGAGGAGAAGAAAGAGAAGATGGCGAAG AGTCCCAGTGACTCGCCTCTGAACCGATGCAGAGCTCCGCTGAGCTGGACAGAAGAACGAGGGAGGAGGGCGGAGAGCTGGGATGACGGCGACAATGTCTACAACAGCCATGTGATGGCACTCACCTCCcg TCTTCAGACGCAGATGAATCTTCAGCTCTGCTTCATCAACAATAGTGAAAGTGAAGAAGAGGACGAGAAGCAAGTGGAAGTTGGCCAGAAGGAGAACTCCAGCACAAAG AAAGGGACTGTACACGTTCATCAGCATCCTCCACCTCCTGCAAAGCCGGAGAAACCTAAAGCATCCAAAGGTTTCAGGAACACTCTCAGGATCCTGCGGGACAAACTGAGAACAGACCATAAACCACAT ACTCCAGCTCACGATCCCGTTGCCCAGCAAAGACGTTTGAGCCTCAGTGATTTACAGAGTTTCAGTGTCAAGGATTTAAACTCTCTGTGCGCATCGCTAAGCCAGGCCATACAAG ACCTTAGTTCGGAGCTGGTGGGTCGTCTTCAGATTCGGGACCAGCTGAGGACAGAGCAGGATGCCTTGCTGCTGGAGGTCCAGGATTTGACATCACTCTGA